The following is a genomic window from Chloracidobacterium sp..
TGCCGATGTCTTTAGCAACCCGTCATTTGATGAAAAGGAACTCGAATTACTAAAAACGCAGACCTTGGACGGCCTTGCCTACAGCCTGAAGCAGCCATCCTCTCTGGCGAATTATGTTGCGAGCAAGTATTCGTTCGGCGAACATCCGGCCGGCGGCACGCCTGAGTCGATAAAGTCGATAACAGCGGCCGATGTTAGGAAATTTTATGATAGTTACTATTCGTCAGGCCCGGCCGTTGTGATCTTTACAGGCGATATAACGCCTGCCAAAGCCCGCACGCTCAGCGCCAAATACTTTTCCGTAAAATCCGGCAGGGGCTACGGCGCCGGCGGCATAAGGTCGGGAAGCGTTCCAACATCTACCGTCGGGAGCATCCTTGTCGTTGACCTCCCAAATTCGGGCCAAGCCTCTGTCGGCTATTACGTCAAACGCGATGGCATTGGGCGGAACTCTCAAGACTTTTATCCCGCATCGGTTATGAATTCGATCCTTGGCGGCGGCTATTCGTCCCGGTTGAATCAGGAAATAAGGATAAAACGCGGATTGAGCTATGGCGCGGGCAGTTCTTTAGCGTGGCGCAGCGACAGTGCAAATTTCAGCGCGAGAGCCCAAACAAAGAATGAGTCGGCGGGTGAGGTTGCGGCCTTGCTTGTCACTGAGCTTGACAAGATACGAACCAAGATCGTTACCCCTGCCGAGCTCACGCCGCGCAAGGCCGTGCTCATCGGAAGCTTCGGACGCGGGCTCGAAACGACGTCTGACCTTGCCATGCAGCTTGGTTCGCTTTACAGTTTTTCAATGCCGACATCGGAATTGAATAAGTACGTCGGCAGCGTTGAGGCAGTTTCTGCCGAACAGGTAAAGGCGGTTGCGGACAAGCTTTTTGTCAACGGCGACCTGATAATCGTTGGCGATTACTCGGTCTTCAAGGACGATCTTGCAAAACGGTTTCCGAAGCTTAAGCCGAAGGTCATTGCGGCTGACAAGCTTGATCTCAGCAGCCTGATGCTTCAAAAGTAGCAAAACGGACGCATAACGGTTCGGCCGTCGCCATATGCACAAAGACCTTCGTTCATTCATCGAACTTCTCCGGCGTGAGAACGAGCTGATCGAGGTCAATGTTGAGGTTGATCCGTATCTTGAGATCGCCGAGATCCATCGCCGTGTGATCGAAGACGGCGGCAAAGCCCTTTTTTTCACGAACGTCAAGGGCTCCGATTTTCCGGTCGTTACCAATCTGTTCGGTACAAAGCGACGCATCGATCTTTCGTTCGGCCCGCGGCCTCTTGAGTTCGTAAAACGTGTCGTGCAAGCCGCCGAAGAGCTTTTGCCGCCGACCCTATCGAAGTTATGGCAGTTTCGCGGTCTCGCGATGCAAGCCTCGCACATTGGCCTTAAGAAGGTCTCAAACGCCCCGATTCTCGAATCGCGGCAGTCGAGTGTCGATCTTGATCGCTTGCCGCTTTTGCAGTTGTGGCCCGACGACGGCGGCCATTTCATCACGCTGCCGCTGGTCTATACGGAAAGCCCTTCGACCGGCAAACACAATCTCGGAATGTACCGCATCCAGCGTTTTGATGCGGCGACGACGGGAATGCATTGGCAGATCGGCAAAGGCGGCGGTTTTCATTATTTCGAGGCCGAACAAAGAAGCGAACCGCTGCCCGTTACGATCTTTCTTGGCGGGCCGCCTGCATTGATACTTTCAGCAATAGCACCGCTGCCCGAAGGCGTGCCGGAATTGATGCTCGCATCACTCCTCGCGGGAGAAAAGCTTAGAGCACTTACCGACCCGCGTTGCCGTCATAGACTGCTTGCGGATGCCGAGTTTGCCATTTGCGGTAGCGTTGCTCCCAAAGAGCGCCGGCCCGAAGGCCCTTTCGGCGATCATTACGGCTATTATTCGCTGCAGCACGAGTATCCGGTCTTCCGTGCCGAAACTGTCTTTCATCGCAAAGACGCCATCTATCCGGCAACTATCGTCGGCAAGCCCCGACAGGAAGATTTCTTTATCGGCGACTACCTGCAGGAACTGCTCTTGCCGCTGATACCTCTCGTAATGCCCGCCGTTCGCGATCTTTGGAGTTACGGAGAAACCGGTTTTCATTCACTCACCGCTGCGATCGTACGCGAACGCTACGAACGAGAGGCCCTTTCGGCTGGATTCCGGATACTTGGTGAAGGGCAGTTGACGCTCACGAAATTCCTGCTTGTTACCGACAAGGAGCAGGATCTTCGTGACTTCAAAACAGTTTTTGAGTACATTCTCGCTCGCGCGGATTGGCAGCGTGACCTTCACATTCTGAGCCAGACCGCCTTTGATACGCTTGATTACGCAAGCGGAAAGGTGAACCACGGCAGCAAGGCAATTCTGTTGGGTGTCGGTAATGCAAAACGTGAACTTATCCGCGAATTTCGCGGATCGCTTCCGGCCGGTATTTCCGCGGCTGAGCCGTTCTGCGCCGGCTGTCTCGTCGTCCAAGGGCCGTCGTACGAAACCTCTCCTGGGCTAGGCAAAGAGATCGCCGCGTGCGGCATTTTCGACGAATGGCAGGTCATAGTTCTCCACGACGATATCGAGTTCGCCCGCTCGACCGAGAAGTTCCTCTGGGCAACTTGGACCCGCTTCGATCCTGCACGCGACATCTACGCGAAGGATGTCTCGCTCAAGAATAATCACATCGGGTACACCTCACCGATCGTCATCGACGCTCGAATGAAACCTTGGTATCCGAAAGAAGTAGAAGCGGATGAAGCGACGGTCGAACTCGTGAACAATCGCTGGGGAGTGTATTTTCGATAAATGAAAATGCCTCGCCGCCGCCTGCTACGGCTCATTGGCCTGCTGTTTATCGCCGCCGCAGCGTGTCTC
Proteins encoded in this region:
- a CDS encoding insulinase family protein, which translates into the protein MAQVETPPAPSAPRPVKVPPVHEAKLKNGLKVAVVQNHSSPLVTVWLLVDAGANFDGADKAGLANITASMLTKGTKARSATKIAEDIAFLGGTLDTDANWNSSVVTVTVTSDKLAQAMAILADVFSNPSFDEKELELLKTQTLDGLAYSLKQPSSLANYVASKYSFGEHPAGGTPESIKSITAADVRKFYDSYYSSGPAVVIFTGDITPAKARTLSAKYFSVKSGRGYGAGGIRSGSVPTSTVGSILVVDLPNSGQASVGYYVKRDGIGRNSQDFYPASVMNSILGGGYSSRLNQEIRIKRGLSYGAGSSLAWRSDSANFSARAQTKNESAGEVAALLVTELDKIRTKIVTPAELTPRKAVLIGSFGRGLETTSDLAMQLGSLYSFSMPTSELNKYVGSVEAVSAEQVKAVADKLFVNGDLIIVGDYSVFKDDLAKRFPKLKPKVIAADKLDLSSLMLQK
- a CDS encoding UbiD family decarboxylase, whose amino-acid sequence is MHKDLRSFIELLRRENELIEVNVEVDPYLEIAEIHRRVIEDGGKALFFTNVKGSDFPVVTNLFGTKRRIDLSFGPRPLEFVKRVVQAAEELLPPTLSKLWQFRGLAMQASHIGLKKVSNAPILESRQSSVDLDRLPLLQLWPDDGGHFITLPLVYTESPSTGKHNLGMYRIQRFDAATTGMHWQIGKGGGFHYFEAEQRSEPLPVTIFLGGPPALILSAIAPLPEGVPELMLASLLAGEKLRALTDPRCRHRLLADAEFAICGSVAPKERRPEGPFGDHYGYYSLQHEYPVFRAETVFHRKDAIYPATIVGKPRQEDFFIGDYLQELLLPLIPLVMPAVRDLWSYGETGFHSLTAAIVRERYEREALSAGFRILGEGQLTLTKFLLVTDKEQDLRDFKTVFEYILARADWQRDLHILSQTAFDTLDYASGKVNHGSKAILLGVGNAKRELIREFRGSLPAGISAAEPFCAGCLVVQGPSYETSPGLGKEIAACGIFDEWQVIVLHDDIEFARSTEKFLWATWTRFDPARDIYAKDVSLKNNHIGYTSPIVIDARMKPWYPKEVEADEATVELVNNRWGVYFR